A genomic window from Pseudomonas leptonychotis includes:
- a CDS encoding S1 RNA-binding domain-containing protein encodes MAVIGRMNSLQVVKHTDFGLYLDGGADGEILLPKRYIPSDTPSEVEDWLNVFIYLDSEDKLIATTETPKVQVGGFASLKVVDINRVGLFLNWGLPKDLLLPHSEEKRPLQVGDYCVVHVFLDKRSKRITATARLDRYLDIVPANYVAGQEVDLLVVEPTDMGFKAIINGKHWGLIHKNELFKFMRGGMQEKGFIKEVRADGKISLSLQPVGQEAASSLGEQILATLREHGGVLKVNDKSSPEEIAGLFRVSKGNFKKAIGGLYKQGRIVIHEDRIELPSK; translated from the coding sequence ATGGCTGTAATTGGACGAATGAATAGTTTGCAGGTCGTGAAGCACACCGACTTCGGCCTGTACCTGGACGGCGGCGCGGATGGCGAAATTTTATTGCCTAAACGCTATATCCCGAGCGATACCCCAAGTGAAGTGGAAGACTGGTTAAACGTCTTTATTTACCTGGACAGTGAAGACAAATTGATTGCCACCACTGAAACGCCAAAAGTCCAGGTGGGTGGTTTTGCCAGTTTGAAAGTTGTGGATATAAACCGGGTGGGCCTCTTCCTTAATTGGGGTTTGCCGAAAGATTTATTGCTGCCGCACTCCGAAGAAAAGCGTCCGCTGCAGGTGGGCGATTATTGTGTGGTCCACGTATTTCTCGATAAGCGCAGCAAGCGTATAACCGCGACCGCGCGCTTGGATCGTTATCTGGATATCGTGCCGGCGAATTACGTGGCGGGCCAAGAAGTTGACCTGCTGGTGGTTGAACCTACTGACATGGGTTTCAAGGCCATTATCAACGGTAAGCACTGGGGCCTGATCCATAAAAATGAGCTGTTCAAGTTCATGCGCGGCGGTATGCAGGAAAAAGGCTTTATCAAGGAAGTGCGCGCCGACGGCAAGATCAGCCTCAGCCTGCAGCCGGTTGGTCAAGAAGCGGCCAGTAGCTTGGGCGAGCAGATCTTGGCCACGTTGCGTGAGCATGGCGGCGTACTCAAGGTAAATGACAAAAGCTCGCCGGAAGAAATTGCCGGGCTGTTTCGAGTCAGTAAAGGCAACTTCAAGAAAGCCATTGGCGGTCTGTACAAGCAGGGGCGCATCGTGATCCACGAAGACCGTATCGAGTTGCCCAGCAAGTAA
- a CDS encoding zinc-dependent alcohol dehydrogenase family protein, giving the protein MLKAEYQQRGPQPHDVIAAVELKLPEPGAGQVRVKVLAAPINPSDVLTLTGEYGMLPPLPAIGGNEGVGRVEALGAEVGNLKAGQMVLLPVGCGTWVSHLNAPANKLIPLPEADPQQLAMMTVNPPTASLMLSEFVDLKPGDWVIQNAANSGVGSYLIQLAKLRGFKTINVVRRESAVAGVEAEGGDVVLVDGPDLAKRVRAATEGAGVRLGIDAVGGEATDHLAASLCEGGVLVNYGMMSRQPCQVSPSSFVFRDVSLRGFWLAKWFQNASQAEQMKVFGELVQLIASGKLHTRVAATYDVSEIKQAVAAAASGERDGKILIVPK; this is encoded by the coding sequence ATGCTTAAAGCCGAATACCAACAACGCGGCCCGCAACCTCATGACGTGATTGCCGCTGTCGAGCTGAAACTGCCGGAACCTGGCGCAGGCCAAGTGCGCGTCAAAGTGCTGGCCGCCCCCATCAACCCTTCCGATGTACTCACCCTTACCGGTGAGTACGGCATGCTGCCACCGCTACCCGCAATCGGCGGTAACGAGGGCGTCGGTCGGGTCGAGGCGTTAGGAGCCGAGGTCGGCAACCTGAAGGCCGGGCAAATGGTGTTGCTCCCTGTGGGTTGCGGCACATGGGTCAGCCATTTGAATGCACCCGCCAATAAGCTCATCCCCCTGCCGGAAGCCGATCCTCAGCAACTGGCGATGATGACCGTCAACCCGCCCACCGCCTCGTTGATGCTCAGTGAGTTCGTCGATCTCAAACCCGGTGACTGGGTAATTCAGAATGCCGCCAACTCAGGCGTTGGCAGCTACCTGATCCAACTGGCGAAGCTTCGCGGTTTCAAGACCATCAACGTGGTGCGCCGTGAGTCGGCCGTTGCAGGCGTTGAGGCTGAAGGTGGCGACGTGGTGCTGGTCGACGGCCCAGACCTGGCCAAGCGCGTACGCGCCGCCACAGAGGGTGCAGGCGTGCGTTTAGGGATCGATGCGGTGGGCGGCGAAGCCACCGATCATCTGGCAGCCAGCCTGTGCGAGGGGGGTGTATTGGTCAATTACGGCATGATGAGCCGCCAGCCGTGTCAGGTGTCGCCATCGTCCTTCGTCTTCCGCGATGTCAGCCTGCGCGGCTTTTGGTTGGCAAAATGGTTCCAGAACGCCAGCCAGGCCGAGCAGATGAAGGTCTTTGGTGAGCTGGTACAGCTGATTGCCAGCGGCAAGCTACACACCCGTGTGGCGGCTACCTATGACGTTAGCGAGATCAAGCAAGCGGTAGCGGCCGCCGCCAGCGGTGAGCGCGATGGCAAAATCTTGATCGTACCGAAGTAA
- a CDS encoding GtrA family protein — protein MKEFSQYIYGGEEGNSGVTGKNYTKKRVLRFCATGLLTTTLHVFIVWIMVGLFLNSPPLSNGVAFIIATMASYTINTQWSFSQPLQRHTFYKFICVSMVGFFTSVGIAWAAQKLEMNYLLGLVGVILIVPTLTFVLHSIWTYPSTIKRDEKS, from the coding sequence ATGAAAGAATTTTCTCAATATATCTACGGGGGTGAGGAGGGGAACAGCGGGGTGACTGGCAAAAATTATACAAAAAAAAGGGTGCTCCGCTTTTGCGCTACGGGCCTGCTTACAACCACACTACATGTATTTATCGTCTGGATTATGGTGGGTTTATTTCTGAATTCACCGCCATTATCAAATGGCGTTGCATTTATCATCGCCACCATGGCGTCCTATACAATCAACACCCAGTGGAGCTTCTCTCAACCACTACAGAGACACACATTTTATAAATTCATTTGCGTATCAATGGTGGGCTTTTTCACTTCTGTAGGCATAGCTTGGGCCGCACAAAAGCTTGAAATGAATTATCTATTAGGTTTAGTCGGAGTGATTTTAATCGTCCCTACACTTACGTTTGTACTGCACAGTATCTGGACATACCCTAGCACAATCAAGCGAGACGAAAAAAGCTGA
- a CDS encoding LTA synthase family protein, whose protein sequence is MRVTCKWLRHPSSSLFTLSLLLLILPLCSRYALGWSNAYGYLSDLAIGSVLLIALHQRSWLLSLPLLLAWGIFTLSTAELVIAVGRMPEPADLHYLSDAQFISHSTQGGGLSQPLLGLALALLLALYLGLRTWQTPSRAAPLSPAWLLLPLSLFTAHSIGQQYRPSEADQWLQFNLPHKLLAESSNSGQQYLADWLAGDEPSSPPDISGLNQLDLSGTPLLKQAGSARNVLIITLEGVTGAYLQASRQAIGSSYTQDPMPRLSQWAERGMLTTDYVLHGHQTIRGLYAMLCGDYNKLDSGTPKGVELLNNAARSAQCLPAQLRERGLSTHFLQGAGLRFMAKDQIMPQMGFDKTLGRDWFKNKPYIEFPWGMDDKAYFEGALGYVQQLRKKRQPWMLTLLTVGTHQPYSAPQAYLDRQPNAKLAAIAYLDDAVADFLTALDKQGVMKDTLVIVTSDESHGLENVRLASAWGFNLLLAPEQAKLPARKQGVYGHVDLTASVLDYFAFPVPATIAGRSLLRDYTTGREIISYTNGLLRQHDGQGTLTECDFQNICRRYASPGFIADSARYLGRFSGKPARLISQRAGLLDQSLSNGQAEQRYQFANTRPIKLKPNASDDWADNLVGAQYLTLGADTQTTVTLKIRALHMNKQGATLQLKTKEYDRNVDLAIPALPLLTRDQPVEISFTFDNPAARKAFSFHLLGQGQGAIEIVDFSVSSTPLEAAAKLLAAQEGLDAVAPTP, encoded by the coding sequence GTGCGCGTTACCTGCAAGTGGCTGCGACACCCTTCCAGCAGCCTGTTCACCCTCAGTTTATTGTTACTGATCTTGCCACTGTGCAGCCGCTATGCCCTGGGCTGGTCAAACGCTTATGGCTACCTGTCTGACCTGGCAATCGGCAGCGTGTTGCTGATTGCCCTGCATCAACGGTCCTGGTTGCTGAGCCTTCCCCTGCTGCTGGCCTGGGGCATCTTTACCCTGAGCACGGCCGAGTTGGTTATCGCCGTGGGACGCATGCCAGAACCCGCTGACTTGCATTACCTGAGTGACGCTCAATTTATCAGTCACTCGACCCAGGGCGGCGGTTTGAGTCAACCCTTATTGGGTCTAGCTTTGGCTCTGCTGCTAGCGCTCTACTTGGGCCTGCGCACCTGGCAAACACCATCCCGCGCCGCGCCACTTTCGCCGGCCTGGCTATTGTTGCCCCTCTCACTGTTTACCGCGCACAGCATTGGTCAGCAGTACAGACCCAGCGAAGCAGACCAATGGCTGCAGTTCAACCTGCCCCACAAACTCTTGGCGGAAAGCAGCAATAGCGGGCAACAGTATCTGGCTGACTGGCTGGCGGGGGATGAACCCAGTAGCCCACCGGACATCAGTGGCCTAAACCAACTCGACCTGAGCGGTACGCCCCTGCTTAAGCAGGCTGGCAGCGCTCGCAACGTGCTGATTATTACCCTGGAAGGTGTCACCGGCGCCTACTTGCAAGCCAGCCGCCAGGCCATCGGCAGCAGCTATACCCAAGATCCGATGCCACGCCTAAGCCAGTGGGCAGAGCGCGGCATGCTCACCACCGATTACGTATTACACGGCCACCAAACCATTCGCGGCCTCTACGCCATGCTCTGCGGCGATTACAACAAGCTCGACTCTGGCACGCCAAAAGGCGTCGAGCTGCTCAATAACGCCGCGCGCAGCGCGCAGTGCCTGCCTGCACAATTACGTGAACGCGGCCTCAGCACCCATTTCCTCCAAGGGGCCGGCCTGCGCTTTATGGCCAAGGACCAGATCATGCCGCAGATGGGTTTCGACAAGACCCTCGGCCGTGACTGGTTCAAGAATAAGCCTTATATCGAATTCCCCTGGGGTATGGACGACAAGGCCTACTTCGAAGGCGCCCTGGGCTACGTGCAGCAACTGCGTAAAAAGCGTCAGCCCTGGATGCTCACGCTGTTGACAGTGGGCACTCACCAACCCTATTCCGCACCTCAGGCATACCTAGACCGCCAGCCTAATGCCAAGCTGGCCGCGATTGCCTACCTGGACGATGCCGTCGCCGACTTCCTCACCGCCCTAGACAAACAAGGCGTGATGAAAGACACCCTGGTGATTGTCACCTCGGACGAATCCCACGGGCTGGAAAACGTGCGGCTTGCTTCTGCGTGGGGGTTTAACCTGCTGTTAGCACCCGAGCAAGCAAAGCTGCCTGCGCGCAAGCAAGGTGTTTACGGCCACGTTGACCTGACCGCATCGGTACTCGACTACTTCGCCTTCCCGGTACCGGCCACTATTGCCGGGCGCTCGCTGCTGCGCGATTACACCACTGGCCGCGAGATCATCTCCTACACCAACGGCCTACTGCGCCAGCATGACGGCCAGGGCACGCTGACCGAGTGCGACTTCCAGAATATTTGCCGGCGTTACGCCAGCCCTGGCTTTATTGCTGACAGCGCGCGCTATCTGGGCCGCTTCAGCGGCAAACCTGCACGCCTGATCAGCCAGCGTGCAGGTTTGCTCGACCAGTCCCTCAGCAACGGCCAGGCTGAACAACGCTACCAATTTGCCAACACACGCCCCATCAAACTCAAACCCAACGCCAGCGATGACTGGGCAGACAACTTGGTGGGCGCGCAGTACCTAACCCTGGGAGCCGACACCCAAACGACGGTAACCCTTAAAATTCGTGCCCTGCACATGAATAAACAGGGCGCCACGCTGCAATTGAAAACCAAGGAATACGACCGCAACGTAGACCTCGCAATCCCAGCGTTACCGCTATTGACCCGTGATCAGCCTGTCGAAATCAGCTTCACCTTCGACAACCCGGCAGCGCGCAAGGCGTTTTCCTTCCACCTGCTCGGCCAGGGCCAGGGCGCCATCGAAATTGTCGATTTCAGCGTCAGCAGCACACCGCTGGAGGCAGCGGCAAAGCTACTGGCCGCACAAGAAGGCCTCGACGCAGTGGCCCCCACCCCATAA
- the tnpA gene encoding IS66-like element accessory protein TnpA, producing the protein MQQERRTYSKSFKAQVIAECAQSDISIANVALTHNLNANLVHKWIRLYAQKNLTLQTAFIPVKTSAPSPAHLTMPATIRIEVPHQKGAVVVSWPAEHAAACSAFERDLLR; encoded by the coding sequence ATGCAACAAGAACGCCGTACCTATTCCAAGTCCTTCAAGGCCCAAGTCATTGCCGAGTGCGCGCAGTCCGACATCTCGATTGCCAATGTCGCCTTGACCCACAACCTCAATGCTAATCTCGTTCATAAATGGATTCGGCTGTATGCGCAGAAAAACCTGACTCTGCAAACCGCCTTTATCCCGGTCAAGACATCAGCGCCGTCGCCGGCCCATCTGACCATGCCCGCCACGATACGAATCGAGGTGCCACACCAAAAAGGCGCTGTTGTTGTCAGTTGGCCGGCAGAACATGCCGCCGCGTGTTCCGCGTTCGAGCGAGACCTGCTGCGATGA
- a CDS encoding class I SAM-dependent methyltransferase → MDLKETEILGDDISDHWYYNSKAKAVKKFLSKTPANRILDVGAGSGFFSKYLLKNTAAKEAWCIDISYEHETDETYAEKPIFLRKTVDSIDAELVMLMDVLEHVDDDIGLLKEYVEKVPKGTQFLITVPAFQFLWSGHDDFLEHKRRYTLQQLEVVVSACGLDLKKSAYFFGCVFPIAAALRLADRHKSKDRARKSQLTQHSHLINSIMKGICTIELSFMAFNRIAGLSVFCVAQKR, encoded by the coding sequence ATGGACCTTAAAGAAACAGAAATTCTTGGCGATGATATTAGTGACCATTGGTATTACAACTCAAAAGCAAAAGCCGTGAAAAAATTCCTCAGCAAAACACCAGCTAATAGAATCCTAGATGTTGGCGCAGGCTCAGGTTTTTTCTCAAAATACTTGCTTAAAAACACTGCAGCTAAGGAAGCATGGTGCATTGACATTAGCTATGAACATGAAACGGACGAGACCTACGCGGAGAAACCGATATTCCTGCGAAAAACCGTAGACTCAATCGATGCCGAGTTAGTTATGCTCATGGACGTGCTTGAGCATGTTGACGATGATATTGGCCTCTTGAAGGAATACGTCGAGAAAGTCCCCAAAGGAACTCAGTTTTTGATAACCGTACCCGCATTTCAATTTCTATGGAGTGGACACGACGATTTTCTGGAACACAAACGCCGCTATACCTTGCAGCAACTTGAGGTAGTTGTAAGCGCATGTGGATTGGACTTGAAAAAAAGCGCATACTTTTTCGGGTGCGTCTTCCCCATCGCTGCCGCCCTTCGACTGGCTGACCGCCATAAATCGAAAGACAGAGCGCGAAAATCGCAACTGACACAACATAGCCACTTGATCAACTCCATCATGAAAGGCATCTGCACAATTGAACTATCCTTTATGGCTTTTAACCGGATCGCCGGTCTTTCGGTATTTTGCGTTGCGCAAAAAAGATAG
- a CDS encoding substrate-binding periplasmic protein encodes MKWVWVFFLLACSLASSAQNLRVGFGTHKPPYIFENEARGLEYDIVMSAARRGGMTPEAHYAPMERLNRMLRKGQIDVIATTNERSGGAIFYSDVYIRYQNVAVALRSRNLDIQRISDLAQFSVNAFQRARFILGSEYQAMTEANPHYREEAYQIARNRMLYSGRVEVVVTDMRILRYFNREVYTQVDVTQPLTLYPIFAATDYKLGCREQVDCERFNQGLAALRESGEYTAIERRYAMH; translated from the coding sequence ATGAAGTGGGTGTGGGTCTTTTTTCTCTTAGCGTGCAGCCTGGCGTCATCGGCGCAAAACTTGCGCGTCGGCTTTGGTACGCACAAGCCGCCTTATATCTTCGAGAATGAAGCTCGTGGGCTGGAGTACGACATCGTGATGAGCGCGGCACGGCGCGGCGGCATGACGCCCGAGGCGCATTATGCGCCGATGGAGCGTCTCAATCGGATGCTACGCAAAGGCCAGATCGACGTTATTGCCACCACTAATGAGCGCAGCGGTGGCGCTATCTTTTATTCGGATGTCTATATCCGCTATCAGAATGTCGCTGTGGCCTTGCGCTCAAGAAATTTGGATATTCAGCGCATCAGTGATCTGGCGCAGTTCTCGGTGAATGCTTTTCAGCGAGCACGTTTTATTCTGGGTAGCGAATACCAAGCCATGACCGAAGCCAACCCGCACTACCGCGAGGAGGCCTATCAGATTGCGCGCAATCGCATGCTCTATAGCGGGCGGGTTGAGGTGGTGGTGACGGATATGCGCATCCTGCGTTACTTCAATCGTGAGGTTTACACCCAGGTCGATGTGACGCAGCCGCTAACGCTTTATCCAATTTTTGCCGCCACAGACTACAAGCTGGGTTGCCGTGAGCAGGTCGACTGCGAACGTTTCAATCAGGGCCTGGCGGCCCTTCGCGAAAGTGGCGAGTACACCGCTATTGAACGCCGCTACGCCATGCACTGA